AAGCGCTCCCGGGCCTTGGACGATATTCGAGACCGAGGAGGATGCCACCCGACCAGCAAGAAAATGGGGGCTCTCTCCGTTTCCAGTGGGAGTAATAATGGAAACAGCTCGACCAAAGGCGACGGCGGCTCCACGAGAAGGAGTCTACTCGGCGAGAAGAGGGACCGGGATTTCGACAGTCACAGCCGGACTGGGAACAATCACAGTTGTCAGTCTGCTGCCGCCAGCTCCGTCGGTAAAAACCACAGCCTGAGCCTGACGCTGGATTTAGCCTCGCCGAGGACCACGTCGCGGGGGGAGCAGCGGGTCCAGCCGCCCAGCACCGAGAGTGAGTACAAGACGCTGAAAATAAGCGACCTCGGCACCCAGCTGAGCGACGAAGACATAGAGGACGGACTCTTTCACGAGTTTAAAAAATTCGGAGACGTGAGCGTCAAGATCAGCCGCAGCAACGACGAGCGGATCGCGTTCGTGAATTTCAGGAAGCCGGAGGACGCCCGGGCCGCGAAGCACGCCAGGGGCCGGCTGGTGCTGTACGACCGGCCGCTGAAGATCGAGGCGGTGTACATTAACAGGAGGAGAAGCCGCTCCCCGGTGGAGAGAGACTTGTACGGTGCAACCCAGAGCCACAGACATTTGCAGAGACCCCTCTCGCCCACGGGGCTCGGGTACAGAGACTACCGGCTGCAGCAGCTGGCCTTAGGACGGCTCCCCCCGCCCCCGCCGCCTCCTTTGCCCAGAGAGCTGGAGCGGGACCGGGAGTTTGCTCTGTTTGAAGCCAGGGCACGTCCAGCTTTCATTGCGGAGCGAGCAGCTTTTCGTGAGGAGGATTTTATCTCTCCGGAAGATGACCAAAGAGCCAACAGGACGTTGTTTTTAGGCAACCTGGATATAACGGTGACAGAGGCCGACCTGAGGAGAGCCTTTGACAGGTTCGGGGTGATCACAGAGGTGGACATTAAGAGACCCACACGGGGACAAACCAGCACGTATGGATTTCTGAAATTTGAGAACCTTGACATGGCTCACCGTGCTAAGCTAAGTATGTCTGGGAAAATAGTGGGTCGCAATCCCATAAAGATAGGCTATGGGAAAGCAACTCCCACCACACGCCTGTGGGTGGGTGGGCTTGGACCCTGGGTTCCCCTAGCTGCTCTAGCAAGGGAGTTTGATCGTTTTGGTACTATAAGGACCATTGACTACAGGAAGGGGGACACCTGGGCCTACATTCAGTATGAAAGTTTGGACGCTGCACAGgcggcatgcacacacatgagGGGCTTCCCATTGGGGGGTCCTGAGAGAAGACTGAGAGTGGACTTTGCTGACACTGAACATCGTTACCAGCAGCAGTTTCTGCAGCCTCTCCCTATACCACCTTTTGACATGGTGGCTGAGTCATTTGTCCACCGTGCCACACCTGAACCACTGAGGGTCAGGGAACGGACTCCACCTCCGCTTCACTTTAGGGAGAGAGAACTCTTTCCTGGAACTGAGTGGCCCAACCCAGCTATTCGCGAACGGGTACGTGCCTCACCCTTCGAGCCCCTGGAGCACTTGGAACGCGAGCGGCGGGCACGGGAGCCTTGGTCTTTGGAACGAGAGCTGCAGGGACGAGAACCTGTTCGCAAACGGCGTGTAATGGAGGATGGCCGTCACATAGACCACTCCCCTGACAGCACTGAGAGGACAGTAAGGCGAAGGCGTGCTTCTCCAGATGGCAGTCCTGGAGGTAGCAGCAGAGATGGAGGCCGCTTCAGTGACTCAGAGCGCCCTGTGCGGGGCGAAAGACCCTCCCCAGTACGAGAACGCCACACCAGCCTGGAGAGAGGTGGCACTGAACGGAGATTAAAAAATCAGAGTCTCTCTGACAAGGCACCTTCAAGCAGCAGTGTTTCTGCAGTTGGAGAGCGAAAGCGTAAAGCAGGTGAAGGTGGTAAAGGGCCGGCTAAGAGAGAACGTTCTGAGGGAGGTTCTAAGGGAGGCCAGCTGTCCAAGTCGGACGGCACCAGACTCAGTTTGGCCTGGCAAGGtatgctgctgctgaaaaacagCAACTTTCCAGCCAACATGCACCTGCTGGAGGGTGACCACAATGTAGCCAGTGACCTGCTTGCTGAGGGCACAACGGGGAGGCAGGTGAGCGAGCTAAAGATCACCCAGCGTCTTCGCCTGGACCAGCCCAAGCTCGATGAGGTGTCCCGACGCATCAAGGTGGCAGGTCCCGACGGCTACGCCATTCTACTGGCAGTTCCCGGCACTACAGAAGATGCATCTTCGTCTGACCCCGCAGCCTCAACCCAGCGGCCACTTCGGAACCTGGT
This sequence is a window from Paralichthys olivaceus isolate ysfri-2021 chromosome 6, ASM2471397v2, whole genome shotgun sequence. Protein-coding genes within it:
- the rbm15 gene encoding RNA-binding protein 15, producing MKGKERSPIKKRSRALDDIRDRGGCHPTSKKMGALSVSSGSNNGNSSTKGDGGSTRRSLLGEKRDRDFDSHSRTGNNHSCQSAAASSVGKNHSLSLTLDLASPRTTSRGEQRVQPPSTESEYKTLKISDLGTQLSDEDIEDGLFHEFKKFGDVSVKISRSNDERIAFVNFRKPEDARAAKHARGRLVLYDRPLKIEAVYINRRRSRSPVERDLYGATQSHRHLQRPLSPTGLGYRDYRLQQLALGRLPPPPPPPLPRELERDREFALFEARARPAFIAERAAFREEDFISPEDDQRANRTLFLGNLDITVTEADLRRAFDRFGVITEVDIKRPTRGQTSTYGFLKFENLDMAHRAKLSMSGKIVGRNPIKIGYGKATPTTRLWVGGLGPWVPLAALAREFDRFGTIRTIDYRKGDTWAYIQYESLDAAQAACTHMRGFPLGGPERRLRVDFADTEHRYQQQFLQPLPIPPFDMVAESFVHRATPEPLRVRERTPPPLHFRERELFPGTEWPNPAIRERVRASPFEPLEHLERERRAREPWSLERELQGREPVRKRRVMEDGRHIDHSPDSTERTVRRRRASPDGSPGGSSRDGGRFSDSERPVRGERPSPVRERHTSLERGGTERRLKNQSLSDKAPSSSSVSAVGERKRKAGEGGKGPAKRERSEGGSKGGQLSKSDGTRLSLAWQGMLLLKNSNFPANMHLLEGDHNVASDLLAEGTTGRQVSELKITQRLRLDQPKLDEVSRRIKVAGPDGYAILLAVPGTTEDASSSDPAASTQRPLRNLVSYLNQKQAAGVISLPVGGSRDKDNTGVLHAFPPCDFSQQFLDSSAKALAKSEEDYLVMIVVRGAS